From Pseudorca crassidens isolate mPseCra1 chromosome 7, mPseCra1.hap1, whole genome shotgun sequence, a single genomic window includes:
- the QRFP gene encoding orexigenic neuropeptide QRFP, producing the protein MCNSQSAPHKCTQGASMKQGEPGSHTSWAGNPEQLCPAQPRVQRPSWQQAYSMRASPYALPYLLFLPLAACFPVLDTEEPVDAVGSIGGEICWADPAGGRHFPWGSPGWPRAPHPHALLVMAEEPPTLGRACAGFTLRLGRQQDDGSEATGFLLGDGEKAGGLLGTLAEELDGYSREKGGFSFCFGRG; encoded by the exons ATGTGCAACAGTCAGAGCGCGCCACACAAGTGCACCCAGGGGGCCTCTATGAAGCAGGGAGAACCCGGGAGCCACACCTCCTGGGCAGGGAATCCAGAGCAgctctgcccagcccagcccagggtcCAGCGGCCCTCCTGGCAGCAGGCCTACAGCATG AGGGCGAGCCCTTACGCGCTGCCCTACCTCCTCTTCCTGCCGCTGGCTGCCTGTTTTCCTGTGCTGGACACAGAAGAGCCTGTGGACGCCGTGGGTAGCATCGGAGGTGAAATATGCTGGGCCGACCCGGCAGGGGGACGCCACTTCCCCTGGGGCTCCCCTGGGTGGCCCAGAGCGCCACACCCACACGCCCTGCTCGTCATGGCCGAGGAGCCACCGACGTTGGGCAGAGCGTGTGCCGGCTTCACGCTGAGGCTCGGGAGGCAGCAGGACGATGGCAGTGAGGCCACCGGCTTCCTTCTGGGTGACGGCGAGAAAGCTGGTGGCCTGTTAGGGACCCTGGCAGAGGAGCTCGACGGCTACAGTAGGGAGAAAGGCGGCTTCAGCTTCTGCTTCGGCCGGGGATGA